In Sulfolobales archaeon, the DNA window CTTTAGCATCACAAGTATATATGCGTCGTGCTCTACAAAAGCTACTATAGGTGCTGAGATCCAGTATATAGCTGTATAGCCTACGAAGGTATTGCTTAGAGTATTTGATAGCCATTCCGAGATAGGCTCCAAACCTCCCCACTTCTCGAGAGAACCTACTAATATGAATAGCGATATATAGAATAGAATAGCGCTCCAGTCTATCCCCTTCTCAACCGCTTCCTTGAAATCTGAGTGGTAGAGTTTCTCAGCAACTATAGATCCTATTACCGCTGTTGCTAGGGGGAAGACGCCTAGAGGCATCTCCCTTCCTAGATAGATGCTTATCTCCCTCCTAAGGCTCATAAGAGCTATCGCGACTGAGAACATGGCTAT includes these proteins:
- a CDS encoding SLC13 family permease; the encoded protein is IAMFSVAIALMSLRREISIYLGREMPLGVFPLATAVIGSIVAEKLYHSDFKEAVEKGIDWSAILFYISLFILVGSLEKWGGLEPISEWLSNTLSNTFVGYTAIYWISAPIVAFVEHDAYILVMLKSIKDAEIENPWPFAWSLLWSGTLGSNYTAAGAPALYVAFRILEKETGGKLKAREIYRVTALYSTTSLLITYIISTPIWAL